The following proteins come from a genomic window of Eubalaena glacialis isolate mEubGla1 chromosome X, mEubGla1.1.hap2.+ XY, whole genome shotgun sequence:
- the LOC133081802 gene encoding developmental pluripotency-associated protein 2-like has product MAHPNYEKNFFEEVLGEENMVLTLSPVNEEIVEDHQTEPSVSSTSEVKVESLSPDDQVHSPQTDEQFKACPKSSCSKPIYPLPTILPPINNVSRDTLRKWCQQLNLSTDGQKIEVYLRLQKHAYPEKDQYIPESSREARLQSSPGKHKMVTKRASVQKKKMSENEERTNMVEVITSAQAAMLAAWSRIAARAVQPKAVNSRPLPTSVESFLPQASGVRWCVVHGRPLLADTEGWVRLQFHAGQTWVPNTPRRMISLFMLPACTFPSPDLEDNMLCPECAKR; this is encoded by the coding sequence ATGGCACACCCAAATTATGAGAAGAATTTCTTTGAAGAGGTCTTAGGTGAAGAAAATATGGTTCTTACATTGAGTCCAGTTAATGAGGAAATTGTTGAAGACCATCAAACGGAACCAAGTGTTTCTTCAACTTCAGAAGTCAAAGTGGAGTCACTGAGTCCAGACGATCAAGTTCATTCTCCTCAAACAGATGAACAGTTCAAAGCTTGCCCAAAATCTAGTTGTAGTAAACCAATTTATCCCTTGCCAACCATATTGCCTCCAATTAACAACGTGAGTCGGGACACTTTGCGGAAATGGTGCCAACAACTTAATTTGAGTACCGATGGTCAGAAAATAGAGGTTTATCTGAGACTCCAGAAACATGCTTATCCTGAAAAAGATCAGTATATTCCTGAATCATCACGGGAGGCCAGATTGCAGTCATCTCCAGGGAAACACAAGATGGTGACCAAGAGAGCAAGTGTTCAGAAAAAGAAGATGAGTGAGAATGAGGAAAGGACTAACATGGTTGAAGTGATAACTTCAGCTCAGGCAGCAATGTTGGCAGCATGGTCAAGAATTGCTGCAAGAGCCGTTCAACCTAAGGCTGTAAATTCACGTCCCCTGCCTACCTCTGTTGAGTCCTTTCTGCCGCAAGCTTCCGGTGTCCGGTGGTGTGTGGTCCATGGCAGACCACTCTTGGCAGACACAGAAGGTTGGGTTCGCTTGCAGTTCCATGCAGGTCAGACCTGGGTGCCTAACACTCCCAGGAGGATGATCTCTCTCTTCATGTTACCTGCCTGCACTTTCCCATCCCCAGACCTAGAAGATAATATGTTATGTCCTGAATGTGCTAAGAGGTAA
- the LOC133081613 gene encoding rho-related GTP-binding protein RhoG-like has product MWRRARRACPAQRETPGRLCQLRFDSAGGRLLCRDSKGRMQTIKCVVVGDGAVGKTCLLISYTTNAFPEEYIPTVFDNYSAQTSVDGQIVSLNLWDTAGQEEYDRLRTLSYPQTNIFVICFSIGNPSSYANVRHKWYPEVSHHCPNVPVLLVGTKRDLRSDIETVKKLKEQSLVPTTPQQGTSLAKQVGAVKYLECSALMQDGVHEVFSEAVRAVLYPATKKNSKKCVLL; this is encoded by the exons ATGTGGCGCCGAGCCCGCCGAGCCTGCCCAGCCCAGCGAGAGACGCCTGGGAGGCTCTGCCAGCTGCGGTTCGACAGCGCGGGAGGACGACTACTTTGCCGG GACTCCAAGGGAAGAATGCAGACGATTAAATGTGTGGTTGTGGGAGATGGGGCTGTAGGTAAGACCTGCCTCCTCATCAGTTACACGACAAACGCCTTTCCCGAGGAGTATATCCCTACTGTCTTTGACAACTATAGTGCCCAGACATCTGTGGACGGCCAGATCGTCAGCCTGAACCTGTGGGACACAGCCGGCCAAGAGGAGTATGACCGACTGAGAACACTCTCCTACCCCCAGACCAATATCTTCGTCATTTGTTTCTCCATTGGCAACCCATCTTCTTATGCCAATGTGAGGCATAAGTGGTACCCAGAGGTCTCCCATCATTGCCCCAATGTACCTGTTTTGCTGGTAGGCACCAAGAGGGACCTGCGAAGTGACATTGAGACAGTGAAGAAGCTGAAGGAACAGAGCCTAGTGCCCACAACTCCTCAGCAAGGCACTTCCCTGGCTAAGCAGGTGGGGGCTGTGAAGTATCTGGAATGTTCAGCCCTGATGCAGGATGGGGTCCATGAGGTATTTTCAGAAGCTGTCCGGGCTGTGCTTTACCCTGCCACAAAGAAGAACAGCAAGAAGTGTGTCCTCTTATAG